One window of Triticum dicoccoides isolate Atlit2015 ecotype Zavitan chromosome 5A, WEW_v2.0, whole genome shotgun sequence genomic DNA carries:
- the LOC119298226 gene encoding blue copper protein 1a-like: MTSKQTLVVAIAVAALTIAFLPGLAVAMEHVVGDDKGWALDFNYTAWAEANQFVIGDTLVFEYGIAGHDVVEVGGPDFLACNQPENAVVWSSGEDRVALHKAGPRWFFCGTDQHCERGMKLKITVLETAPPAPQPKPPLVAPPPSSPAGKLGACLGEAAAVVTALAVAMLVL, translated from the exons ATGACTTCCAAGCAGACGCTCGTCGTCGCGATCGCCGTGGCCGCCCTCACCATCGCCTTCCTTCCGGGGCTCGCCGTCGCCATGGAACACGTGGTCGGCGACGACAAGGGCTGGGCCCTCGATTTCAACTACACGGCCTGGGCTGAGGCCAATCAGTTTGTGATCGGCGACACGCTAG TGTTCGAGTACGGGATCGCCGGCCACGACGTGGTGGAGGTGGGCGGGCCGGATTTCCTCGCTTGCAACCAGCCGGAGAACGCCGTCGTCTGGTCCTCCGGTGAGGACCGGGTCGCGCTCCACAAGGCCGGACCGCGGTGGTTCTTCTGCGGCACGGACCAGCACTGCGAGAGGGGGATGAAGCTCAAGATCACCGTCCTCGAGACCGCCCCACCGGCTCCCCAACCCAAGCCCCCGTTGGTTGCTCCACCGCCGTCCAGCCCCGCAGGCAAGCTGGGGGCGTGCTTGGGGGAGGCAGCTGCCGTGGTCACCGCGCTCGCCGTGGCCATGCTCGTGCTCTAG